A region of Clostridium acetobutylicum ATCC 824 DNA encodes the following proteins:
- a CDS encoding sensor histidine kinase, giving the protein MLRNREFKKFAILISLIATATVTIGFVINMSAGILTITSSAAFGTVFFVFTKARYKSIAQISDQIDLVLHNADHLYIAELEEGELSILQSEITKMTLRIREQNDALKKEKEHLADSMADIAHQLRTPLTSVNLILSLLENKTDPNDRKALMREIEELFVQMDWLLTSLLKLSRLDAGIVVFQSEQIDVNKLICNAIRPFLIPIELHDINLKINAPKGMVIQGDSGWLSEAIQNIIKNCMESSGDNGKIEIVCGDNPLFTEIIIHDSGEGFQKEDLFHLFDRFYRGKNAGATGYGIGLALCKMIIIRQGGTITAKNHPKGGAIFSIRFPK; this is encoded by the coding sequence ATGCTTCGGAATAGAGAGTTTAAGAAGTTTGCCATTTTAATCTCTTTAATAGCTACAGCAACTGTGACGATTGGATTTGTGATCAATATGTCAGCTGGAATACTTACGATTACTTCCTCTGCTGCCTTTGGAACAGTGTTTTTTGTGTTTACTAAGGCTCGATATAAAAGTATTGCTCAGATTTCAGATCAAATTGATCTTGTACTTCATAACGCTGATCATTTGTATATTGCTGAATTGGAGGAGGGCGAACTTTCCATTCTGCAAAGCGAGATAACAAAAATGACGCTGCGCATTAGAGAGCAAAATGATGCACTGAAAAAAGAAAAAGAGCATCTTGCCGATTCTATGGCTGACATAGCCCACCAACTCCGCACTCCTCTTACATCTGTGAACCTTATTTTGTCGTTGTTAGAGAATAAAACTGACCCAAATGATAGGAAAGCATTGATGAGGGAAATAGAGGAATTGTTTGTACAGATGGATTGGCTGCTTACTTCTCTCTTGAAATTATCTCGTCTGGATGCGGGCATTGTGGTGTTCCAAAGCGAGCAGATAGATGTAAATAAATTGATATGCAACGCAATTCGACCATTCTTAATACCAATAGAACTGCACGATATTAATTTGAAAATAAATGCACCGAAAGGGATGGTTATTCAAGGCGATTCAGGTTGGCTTTCGGAAGCAATTCAAAATATCATTAAAAATTGCATGGAAAGCTCAGGCGATAACGGAAAGATTGAGATTGTTTGTGGTGACAACCCACTGTTTACCGAGATTATCATCCACGATAGTGGCGAAGGTTTTCAAAAAGAAGATTTATTTCACTTGTTTGACAGGTTTTATCGCGGGAAAAATGCAGGTGCCACAGGATATGGTATTGGATTAGCTCTCTGCAAGATGATTATAATACGGCAGGGAGGTACGATTACTGCCAAAAATCATCCAAAGGGAGGCGCGATATTTTCCATTCGTTTTCCAAAGTGA
- a CDS encoding ABC transporter ATP-binding protein → MEFLKVENLCKVYGKGENKVTALDNISLTIEKGGFTSIIGSSGSGKSTLLHAIAGVDVPTSGKVYLEGQDVYAQSNEKLAIFRRRQVGLIYQFHNLIPTLNVVENITLPILMDKRKVNKERLNELLELLGLKGREKHLPNQLSGGQQQRVSIGRALMNAPAVMLGDEPTGSLDSKNGHEIIKLLKESNKKYNQTLIVVTHDENIALQADRIIGISDGKVVRDERVRA, encoded by the coding sequence ATGGAGTTCTTAAAAGTTGAAAATTTATGCAAGGTCTACGGCAAGGGCGAAAATAAGGTTACTGCACTTGACAATATTTCACTTACAATTGAAAAAGGAGGATTTACTTCAATTATTGGTTCCTCTGGCTCCGGAAAATCTACTCTACTGCATGCTATAGCTGGTGTGGATGTGCCGACAAGCGGAAAGGTGTATCTGGAGGGGCAGGATGTATATGCCCAAAGCAATGAAAAACTCGCTATTTTTCGCAGGCGCCAGGTTGGACTGATTTACCAGTTTCATAACCTCATTCCAACTCTGAATGTAGTGGAAAACATCACCTTACCTATATTAATGGACAAGCGAAAGGTTAACAAAGAACGACTGAATGAATTACTGGAATTGCTTGGGTTAAAGGGACGAGAAAAACATTTACCTAATCAGCTTTCAGGTGGTCAGCAGCAGCGTGTTTCCATAGGACGTGCTTTGATGAATGCCCCAGCAGTCATGCTTGGTGATGAGCCAACGGGCAGTTTGGATAGCAAAAATGGACATGAAATTATAAAGCTACTTAAAGAAAGCAATAAAAAATACAATCAGACTCTTATTGTCGTAACGCATGACGAAAATATTGCCCTGCAAGCAGATCGTATTATTGGTATATCAGACGGTAAAGTAGTACGAGATGAGAGGGTGAGAGCATGA